A DNA window from bacterium contains the following coding sequences:
- a CDS encoding PPC domain-containing protein, whose translation MKRLLIFLGLACWSALFAGSQQVVSSAGLSSAAVEIAEIEARMLATREAGFPVDPAWQARLEELLPLVRGHAANVRVSLPSLPADNGFAVGAVIRPQALSPLEQQIRDLEFQMDGGYGSLEPDESMMLSLKDQLAGLYAQRTENRERNPLDQGADVCPATVVAGLPYTDIGTTVGRANNYTELDVNCPNSSNAPDVIYQFTPPATQSYTINTEGGSYDTYLYVNTSGACPGTAHVACDDDGGSGTLSSITVTLNAGQVYYIVVDGFSTASGAYTLNVFDNCAVPCEPGDVLQCANEFRDDRDRTEDCNGACNNQSPIQPWQMISPYQTICGKIFTYVDTFGSSRRDTDFYGFTLTEACSLRIRLRSETATTILVGSGANTCPFSTYFVQSFSYPCSTVTFITQCFAPGNYTLWVGTTGFTGVNEMRDYRVSLELIPCNGCRIDAAINAPGSGAWHSCVTGNDCNLRDSQDYTYWVNIPYAGNWTFSMCNDDSVWDSYLYLSSACCGGVIAEADAGCGGFELSTIDCVPLQPGGYYVTIEGWSTGDCGPFQLNVFECLGSCCYGDPINPSCEYVGPDACLALGGVFSYMEPCSSGACFVRPTCNEDELTIFTQQPKLPDESPFVPFSDVGNGFQVYDDYTVPGEIGSVRFWGAWGGLCVETPSPFELSFVDSVTNVTQSYDVELTPTATGLTYFGIYPMYQYDAELFPPCTITSGWFSARGSNPAGCGFAWMASADGNGQAIQRLNGSLYQEIAGDQAFCLGFSCVPLDSVTILWQSADLYVLNWWQTQSGFVNLYTATSPNAVYPADYTFYGSLFAVPGHQSGTFFTAQPYLNAVLTVSCSGPALHEPNPAMDGVFRKLDILK comes from the coding sequence ATGAAGAGATTATTGATTTTTTTGGGTTTGGCCTGTTGGTCGGCGCTGTTTGCCGGCAGCCAGCAAGTTGTGTCGTCCGCCGGTCTTAGTTCGGCAGCGGTTGAAATTGCTGAGATTGAGGCCCGAATGCTGGCCACACGCGAGGCTGGTTTTCCCGTTGACCCTGCCTGGCAGGCGCGGCTGGAAGAGCTGCTACCCTTGGTGCGAGGGCATGCCGCGAATGTGCGAGTTTCTCTGCCTTCCCTTCCGGCTGACAACGGATTTGCCGTTGGCGCGGTGATTCGCCCGCAGGCGTTATCGCCGCTGGAGCAGCAGATTCGTGATTTGGAGTTTCAAATGGACGGCGGTTACGGATCGCTTGAGCCGGATGAAAGCATGATGCTGAGTCTGAAGGATCAGCTGGCCGGACTCTATGCGCAGCGGACGGAAAATCGCGAACGTAATCCGTTGGATCAGGGCGCGGATGTCTGTCCGGCCACGGTGGTTGCCGGTTTGCCCTACACGGATATCGGCACGACGGTAGGTCGGGCCAACAACTATACGGAACTGGATGTCAACTGCCCGAACTCCAGTAACGCACCGGACGTGATCTATCAATTCACTCCGCCCGCGACGCAGAGCTACACGATCAACACCGAAGGCGGCAGCTACGACACGTACCTGTATGTCAACACGAGCGGCGCGTGTCCGGGAACGGCGCATGTGGCCTGTGATGACGACGGGGGCTCGGGCACGCTGTCTTCGATCACGGTAACGCTCAACGCCGGGCAAGTCTACTACATCGTCGTGGACGGCTTCAGCACTGCGTCGGGCGCGTACACGCTGAATGTTTTTGACAATTGCGCGGTCCCCTGCGAGCCGGGCGACGTCTTGCAATGCGCGAATGAGTTCCGTGACGACCGGGACCGTACGGAAGATTGCAACGGCGCCTGCAACAACCAGAGTCCGATCCAACCGTGGCAGATGATCAGTCCGTATCAGACGATCTGCGGCAAGATCTTCACGTACGTGGACACGTTCGGGTCCAGCCGCCGTGACACGGATTTCTACGGATTCACGCTGACGGAAGCCTGCTCGCTGCGCATCAGACTCCGCAGCGAAACCGCGACGACGATTCTGGTTGGCAGCGGCGCGAACACATGTCCGTTCTCTACTTACTTCGTGCAATCTTTCAGCTACCCGTGTTCGACGGTGACGTTCATTACGCAGTGTTTTGCGCCGGGCAACTATACGTTGTGGGTTGGCACGACCGGGTTTACGGGCGTGAATGAGATGCGGGATTATCGCGTATCTCTGGAGCTGATTCCCTGCAACGGCTGCCGGATTGACGCGGCGATCAACGCGCCGGGTTCGGGCGCCTGGCATAGCTGCGTGACGGGCAACGATTGCAACCTGCGCGATTCGCAGGATTACACGTACTGGGTGAATATTCCCTACGCGGGGAATTGGACTTTCAGCATGTGCAACGACGACAGCGTGTGGGACAGCTACCTGTATTTATCATCGGCCTGCTGCGGCGGGGTCATCGCCGAAGCTGACGCGGGCTGCGGCGGCTTTGAACTTTCGACGATTGACTGCGTCCCGTTGCAACCTGGCGGCTACTATGTCACGATCGAGGGTTGGAGCACCGGGGACTGCGGACCGTTTCAGTTAAACGTCTTCGAGTGTTTAGGCTCGTGCTGTTACGGCGATCCGATCAATCCCTCCTGTGAGTACGTTGGTCCTGACGCATGTCTCGCGTTAGGGGGCGTGTTCAGCTACATGGAGCCGTGTTCCTCGGGCGCGTGTTTTGTCCGTCCGACCTGCAATGAAGACGAGCTGACAATATTCACGCAGCAACCGAAGCTGCCGGATGAATCACCGTTTGTTCCGTTCAGCGACGTCGGAAATGGTTTTCAGGTGTATGACGATTACACTGTGCCGGGCGAGATCGGCTCGGTGCGCTTCTGGGGCGCCTGGGGTGGTCTGTGTGTTGAAACCCCCTCGCCATTTGAGCTATCGTTTGTGGACAGCGTGACCAACGTAACGCAGAGTTACGATGTTGAGTTGACGCCGACGGCGACGGGATTGACCTACTTTGGCATTTATCCGATGTATCAATACGACGCTGAGTTGTTCCCGCCGTGCACCATCACGTCGGGCTGGTTCTCTGCGCGGGGAAGCAATCCAGCGGGATGCGGATTCGCCTGGATGGCGTCCGCCGACGGCAATGGCCAAGCGATCCAGCGGCTCAACGGCAGCTTATACCAGGAGATTGCGGGCGATCAGGCCTTCTGTCTCGGGTTCAGTTGCGTGCCACTGGACAGCGTGACGATACTTTGGCAATCCGCGGACTTATACGTTTTGAATTGGTGGCAGACGCAGTCCGGCTTCGTGAACTTGTACACGGCGACGAGTCCGAATGCGGTCTATCCCGCGGACTATACATTTTACGGATCGCTGTTTGCCGTACCGGGCCACCAGAGCGGCACGTTCTTCACGGCCCAGCCGTATCTGAATGCCGTATTGACGGTGTCTTGCTCGGGTCCGGCATTGCATGAGCCGAATCCGGCAATGGATGGAGTTTTCCGTAAGCTGGACATCTTGAAGTAG